The following DNA comes from Salmo trutta chromosome 15, fSalTru1.1, whole genome shotgun sequence.
ATGCAGAAgttgctctgccatttcctggttgctcaaATTGTAATAGTTTtcataatttcagtttgtgatagaagcaagtatagtgtagagaatcattgttacatctaaactgctgtgaaatgtTTTACTTAAGCAAAAATATTGTGTTTGAAGCTgttgtacaaaaccgaaagtcaAAGACTCTAAAActaacttaagaacgggaagcatagaacaGATCTGctttttagacttgctttcaaagagaatttctatgtgaatttgcaCAGGTTGCCCGAAAACTTACATATTACAGCTTTAAATTAATGATGCatatatatatagccattgattcttgatgaATAGATATTATAAGTGCTTCatgggcttagttcaactgttgcaCCCCATCAAAacccaaaatatacacttgttttactcccaatgtttgtaaacaaagtcaatgtaaacacactgtatagcttcaaaacatggttaaaactatcaatTTGAGCTCATGTATGttcagtccttgtatccatagctccgtctatgaatttgagagtggttctaTTTCTCTCAGCTCTTTACCAAAACCAGGGGTGACCACTTTGGTATTTTTTGAACTCCAGATTGGCCCTTTAGTGGAAATGTTTCAAGAGACAGGATAAACATTTGACTAACTACACAAACACAGGTTTTATAATGTAAAAATACCTCCCATAATGTTGGAGACATACTGTCTGAGTTCAAGTTGTGGCAGAGGCTGCACCATGATGTGCTCATGCTGAACTTAACCTTTGTCTAAACATTAGACTGTTACCATGGTTACTCAAAGAAGTCGCTGTAAAAAATACGCAATAGTCTCTACAAGCTAGAATGTTGATAAAACTTGATATTTAAACGTACTTTACCGGTCCTCTGGGTTGTTGGACCTAGTGGAGATAAAACgtccacaggaaagtattattaACAAGACTTTTTGGGGCGCCAGTAGGTATATGGCTCTATATGTTTGTAATTCTGGCAAGTATTTTCAATCACCTGATGCATTTCACATGATGCACAATATGTAAACAATAGCCAAATGTAACCGAACGTTGTCAACCGAAGCAGTTTCCTTGCGATCAGCCTGAAGTGTGCCTTTTGGTCTGTGGTTCGGTTAAGCTCAGCCATATTGTGCAAGTGCTGGTCACTTGCGATATGCGTCAGTATTGAAAATTAAACGTGGAAATACATATGATATACAGACCAGCATACTGAAGTCCGGTTGATAATGCTTCTCTGTGGATATTttgtatcagattatctctgaCATAAGGACAGAATCGGCGGACAACAGGTAAAGTAAATTTAAATAAAGTGTGTTCAACATTCTGACTTGTAATGGGACTGTTCAGGAATGCTGAGCCTACATGTTAGAGACGAGTGTGTAAGTATTTAACTCTGGGATTCTACAATAGGCTAATTTACCCTGTACTTATCCGTATTTGTTCTTCAAGAAAAAGAAACCTCAAATTGCCCTGAAAATGATCTCTAACCTAGGATTAACACCTCACTAACCTGCCAAagaatggaagagagagaaaaacaagatGCAGCACCATTACTTTGGCCAttgtacaaatacaaataaaaacaacaCAGAAACCTCAAACAAGACAGCATATATAGGGGTGTATGGTCAGGTTACATAGTGTTAACCCTTTACAGAGAGACATTGAAAGATGGCAGGTTACATAGTGTTATACTTTTAGGCTACTGGGAAACAGAAGTAAATCAAGTATATGATTACACACAACTGAACAGACATCATTTGGTAAATCCAAAGAGCGGTAAACACAGCTGACAGCTTTGCCTTAAAGATTGTCACTCATGCAAAATTGGTCCAAACCATTGAGATCAAACATAGTGTCGAGAGCATAGCTAAAATGCTGTTTTCTCTCCAGTGATCAACGGAATAGACAGTGTGATAATGGAGTCCTCTTGCCTGTCCTCTTCCTGCTGGGCCTGTGAGTGCCCTTGGCCAGATGGAGACTCAGCTCCTGTGAATGACTCATCatctttttttaggcctgtctgTTCCGGAAGGATTTCTGACTGCTCAGGGCAGCTGCTCTGTTGGGCTTCATTGACTGAGAGCTGGCATACCTCCTCCTCACTCAGCTCTGGTGGATTTGATGGCTGATTGTCTTTCTCTATTATTTCTCCCACAGCCTGAACATTCACCTCATGACTTTTCTCTGCTGCTGCAGATATCTGTGTGGGgtcttttccctctcgctctcccatGGGAGGCTTGGAGAGAGTGCGGAGGTTCTTGGCTGCCTTCATGATGTCATGATGGAGCTTCTTGCTGGAGTCCACTGGCTCAGCCTGCTGCCGGTTGGAGGGTTTCTCTGGCACCTCGTTGAAAAGCTTGGTACCTCCGGTCTTGTCCCCCTGGTCCACGTACATCTTAGAGGGGAAGGACGAGGGGTAGTAGGCATTGATCTTTCGTTTGCGGCTCATGATGCAAGCACAGCAGAGAATGAGGAAGATAGTGATGAAGAGTGTGAAGAAAACTAGGATGAGGAACAGATTATCCTGCAGGAAGTGAACCATCTGGCTGAGCAGGAAGTGCTCTACGTGGGTGGAGCCATGTGAGGTGGTTGAGGACTCCGAGGCGGGGCCACTGGTGGCAGGTGGGGAAGGGGTGTTAATGAGGCTGTCTAGCTCCTCCCCCTCTGCACTGCCCTCCAATGAAATGTTGAAAGGGAGGGGTGTGGCCAGACTGGGGCTGCTGGACCACAGCGTCACCAACAGACCAATCAGATGAAGTGCCATGAGGAAGGTCATCTCCTGTAGGACCTgcagaaaacaaaacaagaacatacagtGTCAGTGTGGCTGTTGTCAATTTGCATTTCCACTGTTATTAAATTGCTCAGATTTCGATCGACAGAGGTGTTTGGATTCATATAGCTGTTCTTGTGTCTAACATTGACAGCTAACATCTAGAGATTTTTGTGAGTGTTGTACAATACATTGTAAAGGCTTCACTCATCAACAATGAATGAAAATGCCTTCTGAGTAATTTCTATTCTTGATAGAATGTCTAAGGCTGTAGAGCCCTAAATGGCATTTTAAGACCCAGATAGCAGCTGAGAGCTGATGAAAGGCAGGCAGAATTTAAGGTCTGAATTCCAATCATAGcatgtcacacacacaggcacacacacaatgcacacatgacttgcacacacacagacatatgcaCACAAAGGCCTGAATTCAATCAGATTTGCCTTAACCCACAGTAACCGCAAACTGCACAGCAGATCATTGTTTTtgttcaggggcggaaatcccgggggggacgggggggacatgaccccccccatcctgggaaaaatatgatttgtcccccccaatatatcactgaaacataactatgtaatttaaataatattaataatacgcaatgaaagcaattgtgctgattatagacacttaatagcgcgtttttaagtttcaaaagattgcaacccccccaccctttgcctcacaatggtttgatccactgccagttccttagcttgctaggtaacagagaggtcgtatctactgtctgaaaggcactcaatgcacgtaactgacgtgaggttaatccagtcaatcgcgcacacacactagctgaatatgcagagctagcgcgcaaatattaactattaagctagctagtacctattccatttatgtggcgtcgtcaaagatggaatcagcatgcagatgatgtaagttagtgcttcaaagtccctgtgataaggttagcgataaactgaaatccaaactgaacagaactacactctcttctaccattgtcttaaatatatttaatggtctcgttgcaaaagctaaattgtcgcaagtgaacttttatttatttattttatttcacctttatttaacccgggtagcaaagattatagcaaacaccactgaaactgaattggtgctcgctagctttgcaaattcagctattgttggaagccagccaatatgaaacaaactattaaaattacaaaaggttgcagcatatgttgtgtaaatggtgaactcatacagctgtcaactcttgtcattttaatccatttcacatttgctagctaccttttagatcgaagcccaaatagaatgattgaagatgatagaagcccatctcctactgtaaataacctacacactgtgtgtgtagccagccagccagccaggtagaaaaatggcagaaaaataaaagacggacatcagagtatttttcaatacaccaaaacgcatagtaagaaccctagtagcctaatatctcaaagactagttgataaaatgttcataagaagaaatgaaattctaatggaaatgtttcacaatgatgtcattaggcagagcaggcaacagatggcacacagacagcagagttggggacagatatgcagggacagactgccagagacagggagtctcaggtaagtttgttgagtctttgtttggaaacattatgaaaggttctccatttttttgacttgtaaaataggaacataattggaaaatgccatggatatccccactctcaacttaaactggtgactgaactaagatttgttaaaggcaatggtattgctgttgtgattagttgtgtagttttggataccggtagttaggagtacggcaaacaccttatttctttggttccacaatatacatttaccatattacaatgtaggctatgtgttacagcactacttttggtatccccctcaggaattgctcttgagaaaatgtcatgtaattgtcccctccaaagttgatatcagattttcgcccctgtttTTGTTAAGTCGATGTCGGAGGTGCAACTGCGTTGGAGCGGTCAAATAGGTGAGCAGCTCCTTTTCATGCTGGCTCCCGGAAATACATCATGACCCTCTTATTTCCCTGAAATTAAATTTGCCTTAAAGCAATAAACTAAACAGACCTGCACAGTGTATGGTAGCAATAAAAGGAAGGACCTCCTCTTAATTTCGCAATGACAGAGAATAGCCTAACTTTAAACCAACtgaacattgcagatagaaatgtcattAATAGAGCTGTCATGAATCCTTACTCAACATGTCAGAGAGGCAGGTCTGCTCTACACAATATATTTATATCTGAACTTCCACAGTTGTGCCCTGCTGAATGTGGCCCAGGAGTAGACTGCTGGCCTGGTCCTTGTAAATCATCCCAGCTGACCCACTCCTTCACCCTATTTTTCCACTCCACCTGTGTGCAAGCTGGGTCACATGAACCATTGCACTCTtcaggaaagggggggggggggggggggggggggagttcctTTATAATGTATCACCCATTCACTTGGtgggtgttgggccagtaaccaaaaggttgctgacaaggtaaaaatgagcaaggcagttaacccactgttcccgggcgtggatgtcgattaaggcagccccccgcacctctatGATTCAGaggaatgcattcagttgtacaacttactaggtatccccctttcccttagtgtataatttcacacatacacacattatagccttccctgtagctcagttggtagagcatggtgtttgcaatgccagggttgtgggttcgattcccatggggggccagcacagaaaaaaaatgtatgaaatgtatgcattcactactgtaagtcgctctggataagagcgtctgctaaatgactaaaatgtaaaaaaatgtaaatgtacattcacGGATGCTCGCACACATAATGGTTACAGAGGAATTAGTCCCTATTGAAGTGTTCAAGATACCATTTGATGGCGATGACCAGTCATACATTTAGCACAGCCATTGTGTCGAATATCAATGACGTACAAACATTTTAAAATTATTGAATAATGCAAGACTTGGTCCGACTTCAAATTATACCTTCTTTCAAAAATACATTTATCTGCACAATCTCATGCAAATATGGGAAACCCATTCGGATTCAGAGAACCTATTGGAGAACTCTATTGAACAATCCTGATTCCCTGCTGGCGAGCTGCTAGCCTGGAGACATAAGTCATGATGCTGTCACGGTAGCTAAACTGCACTGCAATCATGTGAGGTAATATCTGTCCACTAAAGTTAACTCATATTTGATAAGAACGTTATTTGTCTTTTGGAAATAAACCCTATGGggtaaaatgtacagtaaatgaAAGAAGAATAAAATAAAGTGAATAAATAAAAGTGTCTGTACTCACCATCCACAGAAGTGGTCACACACAGAAAAGGCTCCTCTAAAACTGTGGATGGGAAAACGTGCGTGACTCACCTCCTCCAACAGTAATTCTACAGTTTCAGATTTCAGACTGGAGGTTTCTTTGATCGACACAGAAAAAATAAAACGTAAAGTTCTTTGCCATCGGGACaaatccctccttccccctctcctctcctttcctcccctcctccctctctggctGCCTTGCTTCCCAGAAAAGGACTGGGCTCCTTGGCTCCACACAGATTGTTCTTGTTAGGCAGTAGTCTAATGTGATGTGGGGGCAGGGCCTAGGCGCTCGGCTCAACTCAGCTCTCCGGTCCTTGTTCGGGATGCTCAAGACCAGAGTCAACGCTGCAGCAGGCTGGCTGAGCTCAGAGTGAGGAGACAATCACCACTCTGGGTTTTAACTGGGGAATAGACAGAGACTCGACTAACCACAGACATTTTATTGGATAAATTGTTTGTCACTTGGCTTGCCCCCTCTGTCTTCTTACATGCACTTAACCCCCTGAAACATTTTGGGCCTCCTTAACAATAACTCTATCAAGGCCTTTCGGAATTTATTGAATTCACTTGCACTTACTCTGTCACATACCTTACTCTGTCACATACTGTACCTTATTCACTCTCCCATATTATACACATTCTACACACCAAAGCTatacttttaggttctagatagggGCTATctatatctagaacctaaaaggattcttcggctgttcccataAGATAACCCTTTGATAAACCATTGTTGAttacaggtagaacccttttggttacACTTTTcacagagggttttacatggaacccaaaatggttctacctggaaccaaaaagggttctcctatgctgacagccaaataacccttttggaacccttttttccaaGAGTATAGTGATGATCCCAAGTGGTTATAGTTATGGCTAAAGTTTTTGTTGGACCCCACACTGTACCTCTGACACCCTGATGACTTACAGCAGACCAGCCACTTTAACAGACATGCAGTTCCACAGTGTGATTGTCTCTCACAGGAAGGGGTCCATTTTTTCTGTGTGGACATACCACCCATAACAGCCCAGTAAGAGGGTAGGGGTTTGGGGCACGTGCCAAGTGCCTTGCCAAAAACAATGAGCAGGGTGTTCTATTGAGTATAGTATGATGGAatcgttctcaaaacaagggtctgggcgtactgccaaattgcagtaCATGAACACCGAAATTGGtaattagaaaagcacaaacatggcctcccgagtggcagtgcagtgctagctgtgccactagagatcctggttcgagtccaggctctgtcgcagcccgccgcgaccgggagacccatggggcgatgcacgattgacccagcgtcgtccgggttaggtgagggtttggccggccgggatgtccttgtccaatcGCGCTCCAGCAACTCTTGTAGCGGGCTGGGCgtatgcacgctgacatggtcgccaggtgtacggtgtttcctccgacacattggtgcggctggcttccgggtgaaacaggcattgtgtcaagaagcagctgggtcgtgtttcggaggatgcaaggctctcgaccttcacctcttgtgagtccgtatgggagttgcagcgatgggacaggactgtaactaccaattggataccatgaaattgaggttgaaaaaggggtaaaaagaaaaaaagaaaagcacaaacataaaaaTGCCCATTACAATAGTTTAACATGCTCAATGTGTAGCCacaattgagagagaaagaactaGCAAGCGGgagtgagaaagtgtgtgtgtgtgtgtgtgtgtgtgtgtgtgtgtgtgtgtgtgtgtgtgtgtgtgtgtgtgtgtgtgtgtgtgcccgcacAGAGAGATATTCATGTTAATAGAGTACAAACCATAGGGCATAGTTTTATAGTGACAAATCTAGAGGGTCCATATTTGAAAAACTGAAATGCCACCAGTCTTGAATCACCACAGACACAGTCATTAGCCAGCTGCCCATTGTTTAATATCACTTTGTCATTTCTTTACAGTTTCGTTATGATCTATTCATTTGTTCCAGTCCTTTGTGATCAATTTTCAGTTAAGTTGTGGAGCCTCTTCACTGTGTTTGACTGGACTCGGAGGGAAGACCCCAAAAAGTAAAAAACAAGTCAAACATCTGAGGGCTTGAAAGGTTTGAAGGGGGGTCTGGGTTTAGCGATGATACTGTATCTTTCTATTATGACATATCATGGCAAGACAAGGACACAAGAAACATCTGCCGAACGTCTGGGACTTTCTACACAGACACTCAATACAGAAGGTTACAGACTTATTTAACACCCTGTAAAGGACATTTCATTACATCTCACATTCGCTTGACCCTGACCATATTTGATATACTTCATACAGTTTATGTTTTGGCTCACTGTACATCAAGGCAGATGATTTTGTTATCAAGACCTAAcaagacttccagaagaacaagctTTTTTGCAGAAAACAAATAAatgaaattgctcacaaggatacATATTTTCTGAAgcatgtataaaataaaataatgtgatTTGCAGGTTTTCTTATAGCTCTATAAGTGTGTATGTGCGGGAATGATTCTCTTAAAAAATAACTGAACTTTACTTCCAGATCTATAAATCTATTGTAGAATCCTAAATCTCTCTAATAAACTGTCTGTGTAGCAAACCTTTTTTTACATCACTGTTCTCATCCTATTAGGGGAACTTCACTATCAACAGAATCATGTCAGTGCAATGGTGCAAAAACTCAATCTCACTCAGAACTACTCAGAGGCTGCATTGGGTTGCATTACGTTTGAGGATGATTAACCACCTGACTTCTCCAAACTTTGTCACTGTTTGCTGTAAACATGTCACAATAAAGTAACGTATCATTGGTTCTCCATTTGTGGTTTCTGTCTCTTCCTCTACTGGTTGCAGTAGATGGATGTGCAGCGAGGCCCAACCAACAACTTCAAAGAGGATGCTGAAATATATTCTAAGAACAACCGTTTGTATATTGACAGCAGTCGACCAGTCAGATGTGCAATTCAAAGTCTCATCAAATGAAAAAAAGTGGTCATTTAACCCAGAGTAAGTAGGAAAACTACAAAGGTTTTATACGCCCCCACAGTCTCTGTTTTTAATCCTTTCCCTTGATGAACTTTAAGATGGCTGGGATGACCATTAACCTTCAGGCTTGGAGTTGTGTACCCTGTGTAATTGGACCATATAGCACTTCACAGAGTGTGACACAGCCTGACACAGTCTGCATATCTACACTCTAGACTCGTTGCTCATTGTCTGGGAGGAAGCTGTGGAGGGTTACATCATCTCCCCCCTCCTCGTCACTATCCAACTCTGTTCCAGGCAGCAGGGCTCCGTTGCTCTTGGGGATGTGGGGTCTCCAATGGGGACCATTGTCATCATGGAGCAGGGCAGAGATACACACCATCTCTGTGCCCTGATTGTTTGTGCCCACTCTGTAGCGATGCTTCCTGGAGGAGTACTTGGTGCAGAGGATGATGCAGCTGACCATGAAGAAGGTGGCCATTGCAGCCAGGGAGGCAATGGCAATCAGACACTGGCTCACCAGACCATCCCGTCGGGTAGGAGAGCAGGGCAGACCCCCTCCCCCTGATGGATCTTTTTCAGAAGGTAAAGTTGTCATGGTGGTCGTTGTCTTGGTGATCAAGATGGGGACCTTCTCTGTTTTCATCTTGGGAATCAGGACCCCAGAAGAGGAGTTGGTAGAATTGTCAGTGGTTGAGATGGGTGGAAAAGTGGTTGAGAAAGTCTCATTGGTGGAGGATGAGAAATTGGTAGAGCTAGGCCCTGGGGTAGAGGATGAGACAATGGTAAATCTAGACCCTGAGGTGGAGGATGAGACAATGGTAGAGCTAGGCCCTGGGGTGGAGGATGAGACAATGCTAGAGCTAGGCCCTGGGGTGGAGGATGAGACAATGCTAGAGCTAGGCCCTGGGGTGGAGGATGAGACAATGCTAGAGCTAGGCCCTGAGGTGGAGGATGAGACAATGCTAGAGCTAGGCCCCGGGGTGGAGGATGAGACATTGGTGGAGAAAGGTCCAGAGATGGAGGAGGGCCCAGTGGTGGTGGACACCTCAGATGTTGTATTAAGTTCTGTGATGGAGGACCAGATGGTAGAGTTGGGAGTGGTGGTGGACAAGAGGTCAGATGTGCTAGATGGCCCATGGGAAGAGGACGTCTGGCtggtgggttggttggtggtgAGGGGAGATGGGGTTGTACCTGATGAGGTGGTCATTGCTAAGGGAGAAAGGGTTGGACCCAAGCTGGTCATCATGGTTGCCTCTGAGGTGTTAGCACCCACAGTAATGGCACCACCTAACTCACGGGTACTGTTGTTGTTCATCACCGTATGGGTTTCCACCATAGAAGAACCACTCTTATGTGTTGCTGCTGTATTGATGCTCATAATACTGCCTCTGTCTTCTGTGAGTGTGAAGTTCTGAGATCCCTCAGAATACAACAGAAACAGGCTCCACAACAGAACAGGATACACCTTGTTATACCATGACATCATGGTGCCAACTCTGAAATGAGAAATCAGAACACACATTACTGCTTGTATGTAGTATGCTATTGGATATCAAATTATATCCGAAGATCTGTTGCGATATGGCAGGGGCGTCAGGACACTAGCGGTtctggcccccctaaatgtggagtatgaaataatttttacataactcatttttgctatcgttcttttttttacatccgttgttagacagtggcaacgatgatgattatgaacatggtcttttgcctgctaatgcctgaaatgcagtgaagaaaacgatatgacaacaataacgtctaatgtaactggcccctctaacagtacaactggccccagcttggcccccccagttgaaatggtctagaaccgccactgcgtCAGGAAGCACACTATGAATGCTGATGTGGAATGCAACTAATGGATGTTCTAACTGGCCTAAGGAAACTGTTGTTTGTGACAAAGCGACATGCCACTGTGGGTGGTGACATCGTCAGCATGTCATGGTGAAACAGTATGTTACTCATAACTAGCACCACAGCCACGTAACGGATGAAACAGGAACTCAAAGGCATCATAGGCTTAATAATGAGACTTAAAGTATGTATTATTATTTGCAAACAATTCTGGTAGcatcaataaaatacaaataataattttAAAGAATAAAACAAATCTGAAGCACCTCAAGAAAAGCAAAAATCTTCAAACTCTGGAACCAATGAAAAAGGCAGATTTTACACAGTATTCAAAACCTCTCTATTGTCCCAGGCACTTACTGTCAGTAATTCTTAAGTCTTACCTCACTGATGGGGAAGTGTAGTAGAAGACGTGGAAGGATAGGAGGCTCAAATTGGTGATGCTGGAGTTAAGCACATGCTGACATGCCTTGACGAGCTGATGGTAGAGGCACAACAGAGCTCTCTACCTGATATGAAGAAACAGGAAATGCGTACTGTTCTGCAGAAGTTACATTTTTCACATCGACTCAAGTGTGAAACTGACAAGCCCAGAGATGCCTTGAGGTTTGTTACCTTTCCCTCATTTGAAATGGTTCAGGGGATAATCTGATTCAATTTGCAGTGCATTTATGGACAGTCTTTATTTTGTAttaattcatttttatttttttattttaagggaaaacatattgagacctaggtctcttttACAAATGTGCCCTGTAACAAAgtaaatatacacattataccCAAACATATACagattaaaatacaaaaatactatCATGGGAAGCACAATtaaaacatcacaaatcaccCAGAAACCCTGTTACATTCCTCCAGAAAAAAGTC
Coding sequences within:
- the LOC115149193 gene encoding transmembrane protein 119-like isoform X1, which codes for MVLQEMTFLMALHLIGLLVTLWSSSPSLATPLPFNISLEGSAEGEELDSLINTPSPPATSGPASESSTTSHGSTHVEHFLLSQMVHFLQDNLFLILVFFTLFITIFLILCCACIMSRKRKINAYYPSSFPSKMYVDQGDKTGGTKLFNEVPEKPSNRQQAEPVDSSKKLHHDIMKAAKNLRTLSKPPMGEREGKDPTQISAAAEKSHEVNVQAVGEIIEKDNQPSNPPELSEEEVCQLSVNEAQQSSCPEQSEILPEQTGLKKDDESFTGAESPSGQGHSQAQQEEDRQEDSIITLSIPLITGEKTAF
- the LOC115149193 gene encoding transmembrane protein 119-like isoform X2 encodes the protein MTFLMALHLIGLLVTLWSSSPSLATPLPFNISLEGSAEGEELDSLINTPSPPATSGPASESSTTSHGSTHVEHFLLSQMVHFLQDNLFLILVFFTLFITIFLILCCACIMSRKRKINAYYPSSFPSKMYVDQGDKTGGTKLFNEVPEKPSNRQQAEPVDSSKKLHHDIMKAAKNLRTLSKPPMGEREGKDPTQISAAAEKSHEVNVQAVGEIIEKDNQPSNPPELSEEEVCQLSVNEAQQSSCPEQSEILPEQTGLKKDDESFTGAESPSGQGHSQAQQEEDRQEDSIITLSIPLITGEKTAF
- the selplg gene encoding P-selectin glycoprotein ligand 1 → MMSWYNKVYPVLLWSLFLLYSEGSQNFTLTEDRGSIMSINTAATHKSGSSMVETHTVMNNNSTRELGGAITVGANTSEATMMTSLGPTLSPLAMTTSSGTTPSPLTTNQPTSQTSSSHGPSSTSDLLSTTTPNSTIWSSITELNTTSEVSTTTGPSSISGPFSTNVSSSTPGPSSSIVSSSTSGPSSSIVSSSTPGPSSSIVSSSTPGPSSSIVSSSTPGPSSTIVSSSTSGSRFTIVSSSTPGPSSTNFSSSTNETFSTTFPPISTTDNSTNSSSGVLIPKMKTEKVPILITKTTTTMTTLPSEKDPSGGGGLPCSPTRRDGLVSQCLIAIASLAAMATFFMVSCIILCTKYSSRKHRYRVGTNNQGTEMVCISALLHDDNGPHWRPHIPKSNGALLPGTELDSDEEGGDDVTLHSFLPDNEQRV